In one Spirochaetaceae bacterium genomic region, the following are encoded:
- a CDS encoding DUF2791 family P-loop domain-containing protein produces the protein MHVTDWLEQIERDYLATFVASGGAAVKFVVGDGMQRSAARHGLTKLAKDRGYLVLSADAAAHRFHMPQDLFFALAAQVDWRLAARRYLINLLAREGYQTGDVTPADEHALQAVAELNKIGKEFLLTALNPRLQRDVFYDANMAKDFRVAMSHLCLMERSAEQPHPGQPIIDWLTGVNTRISNVKPFSIYNPINRTTARHLLRSAFYWFSKAGYPGTVVILDSTRVTGRTRPSDGSRYYTRAMTMDFYEIMREFIDSVDLLVATMIVSCSEAAFLDQEADRQSRGVGIYPALQTRIIDDVRDKRIENPAAALCRLMG, from the coding sequence ATGCACGTCACCGACTGGCTGGAGCAGATCGAGCGTGACTACCTCGCTACCTTCGTCGCGAGCGGCGGGGCGGCAGTTAAGTTCGTTGTCGGTGACGGGATGCAGCGGTCCGCGGCACGCCACGGCTTGACCAAGCTCGCCAAGGATCGCGGCTATCTCGTGTTGAGCGCGGATGCCGCGGCACATCGATTTCACATGCCGCAGGATCTGTTCTTTGCCCTTGCAGCACAAGTAGACTGGCGGCTGGCGGCGCGCCGCTACCTTATCAACCTGTTGGCACGCGAGGGCTACCAGACTGGTGACGTTACGCCGGCCGACGAGCACGCACTGCAGGCCGTGGCTGAACTCAACAAGATCGGCAAGGAGTTCCTCCTCACGGCGTTGAATCCACGTCTGCAACGAGACGTGTTCTATGACGCCAACATGGCCAAGGATTTCCGCGTTGCGATGTCTCACCTGTGCTTGATGGAGCGCTCCGCCGAACAGCCTCATCCCGGACAACCAATCATCGACTGGCTGACCGGCGTCAACACGCGCATCTCGAACGTGAAGCCATTCTCGATTTACAATCCGATCAACCGTACGACGGCTCGGCATCTGCTACGCTCGGCGTTCTATTGGTTCTCCAAAGCAGGCTACCCGGGGACCGTCGTGATTCTCGACAGCACTCGGGTTACCGGGCGGACAAGGCCATCCGACGGCTCCCGGTACTACACCAGAGCCATGACAATGGACTTCTACGAGATAATGCGGGAGTTCATCGATAGCGTTGACTTGCTCGTTGCAACCATGATCGTGTCCTGCTCCGAAGCCGCGTTTCTGGACCAGGAGGCTGACCGACAGTCTCGCGGCGTCGGGATTTATCCTGCGTTGCAGACCAGGATCATCGATGACGTTCGCGACAAGAGAATCGAGAATCCGGCGGCCGCCCTGTGCCGCCTGATGGGCTGA
- a CDS encoding DUF2791 family P-loop domain-containing protein: MEQSVQQLPDQLDCRRAIEALRNGVPNRVAVRILGSTQPQAERQFQERLTGNGGEDAGGLLISGDFGAGKSHLLEHFENIALERGFVCSRIAVSKETPFYDLGKMFRAAADTGVLPDGRVGAMVDEIGNRLAGPRDPRYATFFRWADGASSDLHRIFPATLMVHERLPDQEMLNAIRWFWSGDKIAVGDVKRGLRQIGQQGTYQFRAPKLRDLPPQRLRFVLEMIKTSGYRGWVVLIDELELIGSYSLLQRARSYAELARWMGVADDARYPGPVVVAAITEDFVEAILEEKGDRVKVPARLRERGEARMARQAELGMQWLSSRRTRLSEVTDDGVDAAVDHIRRIYSRAYDWAAPSVSAAGGGAGYQKRMRYKVRGAITTWDLQRLCDADPDMETEEYQPTYHEDHDLEVESHEDTPS, from the coding sequence ATGGAGCAGAGCGTGCAGCAACTTCCCGACCAGCTCGACTGCCGCCGCGCGATAGAAGCGCTTCGCAACGGCGTGCCGAACCGCGTGGCAGTGCGGATTCTCGGCAGTACGCAGCCGCAGGCCGAGCGGCAGTTTCAGGAACGCCTCACTGGCAACGGTGGCGAGGACGCCGGCGGCCTGCTGATATCGGGCGATTTCGGCGCCGGCAAGTCGCACCTGCTGGAGCACTTCGAGAACATCGCACTGGAACGAGGTTTCGTGTGCAGCCGCATCGCGGTGAGCAAGGAGACCCCGTTCTACGACCTGGGAAAGATGTTTCGGGCGGCCGCCGACACCGGCGTGCTTCCCGACGGCAGAGTCGGTGCCATGGTGGATGAAATCGGCAACCGGCTGGCCGGTCCGAGGGATCCCCGCTACGCGACGTTCTTCCGTTGGGCTGACGGCGCTTCCAGCGACTTGCACCGTATTTTCCCGGCGACCCTCATGGTGCACGAACGCCTGCCGGATCAGGAGATGTTGAACGCCATCAGATGGTTCTGGTCGGGAGACAAGATCGCGGTAGGCGACGTAAAGCGGGGGCTGCGCCAAATCGGGCAGCAGGGGACCTACCAGTTCCGTGCCCCGAAACTCCGCGACCTGCCTCCGCAGCGACTGCGCTTCGTCCTGGAAATGATCAAGACGTCCGGCTATCGGGGCTGGGTGGTACTCATCGACGAGTTGGAGCTGATCGGCAGCTACAGCCTGTTGCAGCGGGCGCGATCGTATGCGGAACTCGCCCGATGGATGGGCGTAGCGGATGATGCCCGCTATCCTGGGCCGGTGGTTGTGGCGGCAATCACGGAGGACTTCGTCGAGGCGATCCTTGAAGAGAAGGGCGACCGCGTCAAGGTTCCGGCAAGGTTGCGGGAGCGCGGCGAGGCACGAATGGCGCGGCAGGCAGAGCTTGGCATGCAGTGGCTGTCTTCCCGTCGTACCCGCCTGAGCGAAGTGACCGACGACGGCGTCGATGCCGCGGTAGACCACATCAGGCGCATCTACAGCCGCGCATACGACTGGGCTGCTCCCTCGGTCAGCGCTGCCGGCGGCGGTGCCGGCTACCAGAAGCGAATGCGCTACAAGGTGCGTGGCGCCATTACGACATGGGACTTGCAGAGGTTGTGCGACGCCGATCCCGATATGGAGACCGAGGAATACCAGCCGACGTACCATGAAGATCACGACCTTGAGGTCGAATCCCACGAAGATACTCCATCCTGA
- a CDS encoding glycogen/starch synthase: MPFGAEVDDAAVKVALHAAFREQRAFAFAPRAAWQGADAGERQRLAAAVRADAVASAAPDSPAARERLQRDARLMQRLAGAVRLTHELLTAHADVGSPAGAPRRVVLIRELPGAAFVFELGATAVLARVGQGPVGARVPTIYLGLRLFDLAAAEQDASGAAREALGLILRLEERAIETGYSHVETVDDRHRATLERLYRALREPALGFVAPEQELPVPRRPVRVTAARRQAFLRQLNARRAESPLDFDAAICTAAMRSLERLAQRAKRHGDAGTRREVVRLLVAAAGHDLHEVRNHANLLLERMLAPKEFDAPLARTFANVTRGATHRFSLDLPPRRGRYLVRVYRGAPHHRYPGEADIRYDEVELRPRGPGQPLTARYSFGELGHYDYCVVRVHASGRREWLKDAACSGRINVIPDLRGELALQIFPDIHGHTRTWWGDGEHPGLVYNEHGEVIRLGTFADVAAHLPHIRRRHGFSIVYLLGVQKRGSNREDWSPHATSASPFAPESLVEMEPRLGGNDGLRELVEAAHELGMKVVVDVIPHLNRRVHDVPESFSVRCFDDAGNLVPRASTDGRYGSWNDGVLLNYRRLAVWEWLAGAVRTLVERFDVDGVRCDIAHALPVVMKRNNASTLPSGPRSDEDQVEGTIVVNEREDDHLITTGFFDSACRDLVASPLHYLLMRELEQATRGCGKDFSLFLAESYWGREQYLSRVGVVPYNSALFKICERVAQGTSPVSEIYHLYDDHYRHALPPGTELMGMFGNHDERRPVNTFGRDNLRPVLTLTSFLTNLLLDYEGNAEGEAWKVFADNVYVDWNRFDSAADRSVERVFSEAYAFHRRNPGRGTLVPTDHEQVVAVIKPAPRGLWLAVCSFSADSAMVSVDLSAAEMIDDAARYVVVDPTYSPVTRGYAHYTGRELRVTPLTTSVSYRQRVKLLRIDLDAADADAGSRTEGGSAKDLLRDSFDRLLVARSREQVTASYAYRALAEAAADRERLARFLDQTLLPLYDPSSDEAVALGLKRALYHAHRDRQARSGAGPDAGLSYLHAGAPPRAGKVLVRALALLRSRPLVFVSAEAEPFSKSGGLANVTFELPRELARLGESMYVITPLYRTGERRAVGKMRDAVARFGVSYTGVNVHFRLGNEDFEVGVHRGEVEGVTYFLLDHHELFDGLYWGYRSNERIRRRLALGRAAAEVMMRFRLHPQVVATNDAAASLVSGIVRGDPYYAGSAAFADTGFVHIIHNGGWQYFDCYDRYEEGADLFGLFNLPFELAPRFTDPRNPAQFNLMAAGIRFADRVFTVSPTYARQIERDCDGLEGLLHDVVGINNGIGKDFRRGVGQRLARSGLERRHAASLKERIDADRALRDKLGRRFPELLGREGEPVRFRSQARRDEVFRMRTKLLAQIEYGLTVDPDRVLYVMIHRVSDQKGFQILLDASQGIFRDLGVQAILGGPIAPNDHRAEQLAAGMRALMEYYPGSVAARIGYQEISLPLLAADAFLMPSEFEPGGISQLEAMSCGCIVVAHATGGLRDTVTPLHVSGASVRGCGVLFGDYHAGAFLDAMARCTWFFRHATASQIRRARNNARRSIVWWDRAAQRYQQELHALKETVPSSALQP; the protein is encoded by the coding sequence GTGCCGTTCGGCGCGGAGGTGGACGATGCGGCGGTCAAGGTGGCGCTGCACGCCGCGTTTCGGGAACAGCGCGCGTTCGCGTTTGCACCGCGGGCCGCGTGGCAGGGCGCCGATGCCGGCGAGCGGCAACGGCTGGCGGCCGCGGTTCGCGCCGACGCGGTGGCTTCCGCCGCGCCGGACAGTCCGGCGGCGCGCGAACGGTTGCAGCGCGACGCGCGTCTCATGCAGCGGCTCGCCGGTGCCGTGCGCCTTACCCACGAGCTGCTCACGGCGCACGCGGATGTCGGCAGCCCCGCCGGGGCGCCGCGGCGCGTGGTGCTGATCCGCGAGTTGCCGGGCGCGGCCTTCGTCTTCGAACTGGGGGCGACCGCGGTGCTGGCGCGGGTCGGGCAGGGGCCGGTCGGGGCGCGGGTGCCGACCATTTATCTCGGATTGCGGCTGTTCGACCTGGCGGCGGCGGAGCAGGACGCCTCCGGCGCCGCGCGGGAGGCGCTGGGGCTGATCCTGCGCCTTGAAGAGCGCGCCATCGAGACCGGCTACTCGCACGTCGAGACGGTCGACGACCGCCATCGCGCCACCCTGGAGAGGTTGTACCGCGCGCTACGCGAGCCGGCGCTTGGCTTTGTAGCGCCCGAGCAGGAGCTGCCGGTGCCGCGCCGCCCGGTGCGGGTCACCGCCGCCCGCCGGCAGGCGTTCCTGCGCCAGTTGAACGCGCGCCGCGCCGAGTCGCCGCTCGACTTCGACGCTGCGATCTGCACCGCGGCGATGCGCAGCCTGGAACGGCTCGCGCAGCGCGCCAAGCGGCATGGCGACGCCGGCACCCGCCGCGAGGTGGTGCGCCTGCTGGTCGCCGCCGCCGGCCACGACCTGCACGAGGTGCGCAACCACGCCAACCTGCTCCTGGAGCGCATGCTCGCCCCCAAGGAGTTCGACGCCCCGCTGGCGCGTACCTTCGCCAACGTCACCCGCGGCGCCACGCACCGGTTCTCGCTCGACCTGCCGCCGCGGCGCGGGCGCTACCTGGTGCGGGTCTACCGCGGCGCGCCCCACCACCGCTACCCCGGCGAGGCCGACATCCGTTACGACGAGGTGGAGCTGCGGCCCCGCGGGCCGGGGCAGCCGCTGACCGCGCGGTACTCGTTCGGCGAACTGGGCCACTACGACTACTGCGTGGTGCGGGTGCACGCCAGCGGACGCCGGGAGTGGCTCAAGGACGCCGCCTGCAGCGGGCGCATCAACGTCATTCCCGACCTGCGTGGCGAGCTGGCGTTGCAGATCTTCCCCGACATCCACGGCCACACGCGCACCTGGTGGGGAGACGGCGAGCATCCCGGACTGGTCTACAACGAGCATGGCGAGGTGATCCGGCTCGGCACCTTCGCCGACGTCGCCGCCCATCTCCCGCACATCCGGCGCCGCCACGGATTCAGCATCGTCTACCTGCTCGGCGTGCAGAAGCGCGGCAGCAACCGCGAGGACTGGTCGCCGCACGCCACCTCCGCCTCACCGTTCGCCCCGGAGAGCCTGGTCGAGATGGAACCTCGCCTGGGCGGCAACGACGGCCTGCGCGAGTTGGTCGAGGCAGCGCATGAACTCGGCATGAAGGTGGTGGTGGACGTGATCCCGCACCTCAACCGCCGCGTGCACGACGTCCCGGAGTCGTTCTCCGTGCGCTGCTTCGACGATGCCGGCAACCTGGTGCCGCGCGCATCGACCGACGGACGTTACGGGAGCTGGAACGACGGAGTGCTGCTCAACTACCGCCGCCTTGCGGTGTGGGAGTGGCTCGCCGGCGCGGTGCGAACCCTGGTGGAGCGGTTCGACGTCGACGGCGTGCGCTGCGACATCGCCCACGCGCTGCCGGTGGTGATGAAACGCAACAACGCCTCCACCCTGCCCTCCGGCCCGCGTTCCGACGAGGATCAGGTGGAGGGCACCATCGTGGTCAACGAGCGGGAGGACGACCACCTCATCACCACCGGATTTTTCGATTCGGCGTGCCGCGACCTGGTCGCCAGTCCGCTGCACTACCTGCTGATGCGCGAGCTCGAGCAGGCGACACGCGGATGCGGCAAGGACTTCAGCCTGTTCCTCGCCGAGTCCTACTGGGGCCGCGAGCAGTACCTGAGCCGGGTCGGGGTGGTACCCTACAACTCCGCGCTGTTCAAGATCTGTGAGCGGGTTGCGCAGGGCACCTCCCCGGTGAGCGAGATCTACCACCTGTACGACGATCACTACCGGCACGCGCTGCCGCCCGGCACCGAGCTGATGGGCATGTTCGGCAATCACGACGAACGGCGTCCGGTGAACACGTTCGGGCGCGACAACCTGCGCCCGGTGCTGACGCTGACCTCGTTTCTGACCAACCTGCTGCTGGACTACGAGGGCAACGCCGAGGGCGAGGCATGGAAGGTGTTCGCCGACAACGTGTACGTGGACTGGAACCGCTTCGACAGCGCGGCGGATCGCAGCGTGGAGCGGGTGTTCAGCGAGGCGTACGCGTTCCACCGCCGCAACCCGGGGCGCGGCACGCTGGTGCCGACCGACCACGAGCAGGTAGTGGCGGTTATCAAGCCGGCGCCGCGCGGCCTGTGGCTGGCGGTGTGCAGCTTCTCGGCCGACAGCGCGATGGTGAGCGTCGATCTGAGCGCGGCGGAGATGATCGACGATGCGGCGCGCTACGTGGTGGTCGACCCTACCTACTCGCCGGTCACCCGCGGGTACGCGCACTATACCGGGCGTGAATTGCGCGTGACCCCGCTCACCACCTCGGTGAGCTACCGGCAGCGGGTAAAGCTGTTGCGCATCGACCTGGATGCCGCGGACGCGGACGCCGGATCCCGAACGGAGGGCGGCTCCGCGAAGGACCTGCTGCGCGACTCCTTCGATCGGCTGCTGGTGGCGCGCTCGCGCGAGCAGGTCACCGCCTCCTACGCGTACCGGGCGCTGGCGGAAGCCGCGGCGGATCGCGAGCGGCTGGCGCGATTTCTCGACCAGACGCTGCTGCCACTGTACGACCCGTCCTCCGACGAGGCGGTCGCCCTCGGGTTGAAGCGCGCCCTGTACCACGCCCACCGCGACCGGCAAGCGCGCTCGGGCGCCGGCCCCGATGCCGGGCTCAGCTACCTGCACGCCGGTGCGCCGCCGCGGGCCGGCAAGGTACTGGTACGCGCCCTCGCGCTGCTGCGCAGCCGGCCGCTGGTATTCGTCTCGGCGGAGGCGGAGCCGTTCTCCAAGAGCGGCGGCCTGGCCAACGTCACCTTCGAACTGCCGCGCGAACTGGCCCGCCTCGGCGAGTCGATGTACGTGATCACGCCGCTGTACCGCACCGGCGAGCGGCGCGCGGTGGGCAAGATGCGGGACGCGGTGGCCCGCTTCGGCGTGTCCTACACCGGGGTCAACGTGCACTTCCGGCTCGGCAACGAGGACTTCGAGGTGGGCGTCCACCGGGGCGAGGTGGAGGGGGTGACCTACTTCCTGCTCGACCATCACGAACTGTTCGACGGCCTGTACTGGGGCTACCGCTCCAATGAGCGCATCCGCCGCCGGCTGGCCCTGGGACGGGCAGCCGCCGAGGTAATGATGCGCTTCCGGCTGCATCCGCAGGTGGTAGCCACCAACGATGCCGCGGCCAGCCTGGTGAGCGGCATCGTGCGCGGCGATCCCTACTACGCCGGCAGCGCCGCATTCGCCGACACCGGTTTCGTGCACATCATCCACAACGGCGGCTGGCAATACTTCGACTGCTACGACCGCTACGAGGAGGGCGCCGACCTGTTCGGTCTGTTCAACCTTCCGTTCGAGCTCGCTCCGCGATTTACCGATCCACGCAACCCGGCACAGTTCAATCTCATGGCCGCCGGCATACGGTTCGCGGACCGGGTGTTCACGGTGAGCCCCACCTACGCACGACAGATCGAGCGTGACTGCGACGGCCTGGAGGGGCTCCTGCACGACGTAGTCGGAATCAACAACGGTATCGGCAAGGACTTTCGGCGCGGGGTAGGGCAGCGCCTGGCCCGATCCGGGCTGGAGCGGCGCCACGCTGCGAGCCTCAAGGAACGCATCGACGCCGACCGCGCGCTGCGCGACAAGCTGGGGCGGCGGTTTCCGGAACTGCTGGGCCGGGAAGGCGAGCCGGTACGCTTTCGCAGTCAGGCGCGGCGCGACGAAGTGTTCCGCATGCGCACCAAGCTGCTCGCCCAGATCGAGTACGGCCTGACCGTTGATCCGGACCGCGTGCTGTACGTGATGATCCATCGCGTCAGCGACCAGAAGGGGTTCCAGATCCTGCTCGATGCCTCGCAGGGGATCTTCCGTGACCTGGGCGTGCAGGCGATCCTCGGCGGCCCGATCGCCCCGAACGACCACCGCGCCGAGCAGCTCGCGGCGGGCATGCGCGCGCTCATGGAGTATTACCCCGGCTCGGTGGCCGCCCGCATCGGCTACCAGGAGATCAGCCTGCCGCTCCTGGCCGCGGACGCGTTCCTGATGCCGTCGGAATTCGAGCCCGGCGGCATCTCGCAACTCGAAGCGATGAGTTGCGGGTGCATCGTGGTGGCACATGCCACCGGCGGCCTGCGCGATACGGTAACGCCGCTGCACGTGAGCGGCGCCTCGGTGCGCGGCTGCGGCGTGCTGTTCGGCGACTACCACGCCGGCGCGTTTCTCGATGCGATGGCGCGCTGCACCTGGTTCTTCCGCCACGCGACGGCCAGCCAGATTCGGCGCGCGCGCAACAACGCGAGGCGCAGCATCGTCTGGTGGGATCGCGCCGCGCAGCGCTACCAGCAAGAGCTGCACGCCCTCAAGGAGACCGTTCCTTCTTCCGCTCTACAACCCTGA
- the glgP gene encoding alpha-glucan family phosphorylase, translated as MSQRLTFTVKPNLPPRLSPLATLAEDFWISWHFDAIRLFMRFGNELWTGTNQTPVRLLTEAPQEQLDELERDESFLAHMDRVYASYRAYRDAAPWYRGARDAVVAYFSMEFGLDVTLPIYSGGLGVLSGDHLKSCSDLGLPVVGVGLLYRTGYFRQHVTMEGQQKESYPPNDFHNLPLTPCTSTDGTPVQVAVELGHERAFAQVWRVQVGRVSLYLLDSDIEINDPSARRITAQLYVADRRERLRQELLLGVGGVRALDALGVPVAVTHMNEGHSAFLGLERIRALMRAHGLSFAEARQAVWSTNVFTTHTPVPAGNESFDNHLVLDQAAPLRGELGLNEEEFLALGRAGHDEFGLTPLALRLSAYCNGVSRLHGSVSRSMWSGLWPDVPVEEVPIRHITNGVHPRSWISHDIQDLLERYLGSPDEKYGPEVSVWEQVDNVADEELWHTHERRRERMIWFARQRVVAQLRREHASERDLQAAEVALRPDALTIGFARRFAGYKRAGLLFRRPERLVRLLTDQERPVQVILAGKAHPNDHQGKEMIRHIVQFVADHDLRSRLVFLDDYDISVARYLVSGCDLWLNTPRRPHEASGTSGMKAAVNGSLVLSTLDGWWDEAFSPDIGWAVGAGESYADEEVQDEIEADAVFSELEQNVIPMFYDRGIDGLPRAWIGKMRRSMKQVGQRFSAQRMVAEYHRMFYAPALAQARRMADGGWRDAIDLARYLGRLEQHWPAIAVERLASNSPQTLRVGDRLEVTADVRLGGLSAAEVQVSLYHGTLRARNAGADAITGGECAAMELVAQDGETATYRAQAVCHTTGRVGATVRITPTHPALAHPLVPGLFRQG; from the coding sequence ATGTCACAGCGACTGACTTTTACCGTCAAACCCAACCTTCCACCCCGGCTTTCGCCGCTGGCCACGCTGGCCGAGGACTTCTGGATCAGTTGGCATTTCGACGCCATCCGGCTGTTCATGCGGTTCGGCAACGAACTGTGGACCGGAACCAACCAGACGCCGGTGCGGCTACTCACCGAGGCGCCCCAGGAGCAGCTCGACGAACTCGAGCGGGATGAGTCGTTCCTGGCCCACATGGACCGCGTGTACGCCAGCTATCGCGCCTACCGCGACGCGGCGCCGTGGTACCGTGGCGCCCGCGATGCCGTGGTCGCCTACTTCTCGATGGAGTTCGGCCTCGACGTCACCCTGCCGATCTACTCAGGCGGGCTCGGCGTGCTGTCCGGCGATCACCTGAAGAGCTGCTCGGATCTCGGGCTGCCGGTGGTGGGAGTGGGACTGTTGTATCGCACCGGCTATTTTCGCCAACACGTCACCATGGAGGGACAGCAGAAGGAGTCGTATCCGCCGAACGACTTCCACAATCTCCCGTTGACCCCGTGCACCTCCACCGACGGCACCCCCGTGCAGGTGGCGGTGGAGTTGGGCCACGAACGCGCCTTCGCACAGGTGTGGCGCGTCCAGGTGGGACGGGTGAGCCTCTACCTGCTGGACTCCGACATCGAGATCAATGATCCGTCGGCGCGCCGCATCACGGCGCAGTTGTACGTCGCGGACCGGCGCGAGCGCCTGCGCCAGGAACTGCTGCTCGGCGTCGGCGGCGTGCGCGCCCTGGACGCGCTCGGTGTGCCGGTCGCGGTAACCCACATGAACGAGGGGCACTCGGCGTTTCTTGGTCTGGAACGCATACGAGCGCTGATGCGCGCACACGGTCTGAGCTTCGCGGAGGCGCGGCAGGCGGTGTGGAGCACCAACGTATTCACCACCCACACGCCGGTACCGGCCGGCAACGAGAGCTTCGACAACCACCTGGTGCTCGACCAGGCGGCGCCGCTGCGCGGAGAGCTGGGGCTGAACGAGGAGGAGTTCCTGGCGCTCGGGCGCGCAGGCCACGACGAATTCGGCCTGACCCCCCTGGCCCTGCGCCTGTCCGCCTACTGCAACGGCGTCAGCCGGCTGCACGGGAGTGTGTCGCGCAGCATGTGGAGCGGCCTGTGGCCGGACGTGCCGGTGGAGGAGGTGCCGATCCGGCACATCACCAACGGCGTGCACCCGCGCAGTTGGATTTCACACGACATCCAGGATCTGCTGGAACGCTACCTGGGATCCCCCGACGAGAAGTACGGGCCGGAAGTGTCCGTCTGGGAGCAGGTGGACAATGTCGCCGACGAGGAGCTGTGGCACACCCACGAGCGCCGCCGCGAGCGCATGATCTGGTTCGCACGGCAGCGAGTCGTGGCCCAGTTGCGCCGCGAGCACGCATCCGAACGCGATCTGCAGGCGGCCGAGGTGGCGTTGCGCCCGGACGCACTCACCATCGGATTTGCGCGCCGCTTTGCCGGCTACAAGCGGGCCGGCCTGCTGTTCCGCCGGCCCGAGCGCCTGGTGCGCCTGCTCACCGACCAGGAACGCCCGGTGCAGGTCATACTGGCCGGCAAGGCGCACCCCAACGATCATCAGGGCAAAGAGATGATCCGCCATATCGTCCAGTTCGTCGCCGACCACGATCTGCGCAGCCGGCTGGTGTTTCTCGACGACTACGACATCAGCGTGGCGCGCTACCTGGTGTCCGGTTGCGACCTGTGGCTCAACACGCCGCGCCGCCCGCATGAAGCCAGCGGCACCAGCGGCATGAAGGCGGCCGTGAACGGGTCGCTGGTGCTGTCCACGCTGGACGGCTGGTGGGACGAAGCGTTCAGTCCCGACATCGGATGGGCGGTGGGCGCGGGCGAGAGCTACGCCGACGAAGAGGTGCAGGACGAGATCGAGGCCGACGCCGTGTTCAGCGAGTTGGAGCAGAATGTGATTCCGATGTTCTACGATCGCGGCATCGACGGCCTGCCGAGGGCATGGATCGGCAAGATGCGCCGCTCCATGAAGCAGGTGGGACAGCGCTTCAGTGCGCAGCGCATGGTGGCCGAGTATCACCGCATGTTCTATGCGCCCGCCCTGGCACAGGCGCGGCGCATGGCCGACGGGGGATGGCGCGACGCCATCGACCTGGCGAGATACCTGGGCAGGTTGGAGCAGCATTGGCCCGCCATTGCCGTCGAGCGGCTGGCCAGCAACAGTCCGCAGACGTTGCGGGTCGGCGACCGGCTGGAGGTGACGGCGGACGTACGCCTGGGAGGCCTCTCCGCCGCCGAGGTGCAGGTGTCGCTGTACCATGGTACACTGCGTGCCCGCAATGCTGGCGCCGATGCCATCACCGGTGGCGAGTGCGCGGCGATGGAGTTGGTGGCACAGGATGGCGAGACAGCCACCTACCGTGCGCAGGCGGTGTGCCACACCACCGGGCGGGTCGGCGCCACGGTACGGATCACGCCGACCCACCCGGCGCTGGCGCATCCGTTGGTTCCCGGTCTGTTCCGCCAGGGATAA
- a CDS encoding TetR/AcrR family transcriptional regulator, with product MPRKKQFEVDAALTKAMREFWGRGYHPTSMQDLVDCMGIGRGSIYDTFGSKRGLFMRSLDRYIKLYASVFQDVLAKSTSPSESILNVFEHAIAALVVGGSRDGCFVINTAAELAAHDDEVAEVVTAMFRDTEQVFRALIEQGQELGEIPPTVDAVLTARSLLSLYIGLRILTRSNPDMSVLQAIKSQAGALIS from the coding sequence ATGCCCAGAAAGAAACAATTTGAGGTCGATGCGGCGCTGACCAAGGCGATGCGTGAATTCTGGGGCCGCGGCTATCATCCGACGTCAATGCAGGATCTGGTGGACTGCATGGGCATCGGGCGCGGCAGCATTTACGACACGTTCGGCAGCAAGCGTGGATTGTTCATGCGATCCCTCGACCGCTACATCAAGCTATATGCCTCCGTGTTCCAGGACGTGCTGGCGAAGTCGACCTCGCCGTCGGAGTCGATCCTGAACGTGTTCGAGCACGCCATCGCGGCCCTGGTGGTGGGCGGCTCCCGCGATGGTTGCTTCGTCATCAACACCGCCGCGGAGCTGGCGGCTCACGACGACGAGGTCGCCGAGGTCGTTACCGCAATGTTCCGCGATACCGAACAGGTGTTCCGGGCGCTGATCGAGCAGGGCCAGGAATTGGGCGAGATTCCACCCACCGTGGATGCGGTGCTGACGGCGCGCAGCTTGCTGAGCCTCTACATAGGACTGCGCATTCTGACGCGCAGCAACCCCGACATGTCCGTCCTGCAGGCGATCAAGAGCCAAGCCGGGGCGCTCATCTCGTAA